In one Acipenser ruthenus chromosome 10, fAciRut3.2 maternal haplotype, whole genome shotgun sequence genomic region, the following are encoded:
- the LOC117409136 gene encoding polypeptide N-acetylgalactosaminyltransferase 13-like isoform X2 gives MRRFVYCKVVLATSLVWVLVDVFLLLYFSECNKCDDKKDRSLLPALRAVISRTHEGPGEMGKAVIISKDDQEKMKELFKINQFNLMASDMIALNRSLPDVRLEGCKTKVYPDALPNTSIVIVFHNEAWSTLLRTVHSVINRSPRHLLLEILLVDDASERDFLMKKLEKYVRNLEVPVRILRMEQRSGLIRARLRGAAATKGEVITFLDAHCECTSGWLEPLMARIKEDRRRVVCPIIDVISDDTFEYMAGSDMTYGGFNWKLNFRWYPVPQREMDRRKGDRTLPVRTPTMAGGLFSIHRNYFEEIGTYDPGMDIWGGENLEMSFRIWQCGGSLEIVTCSHVGHVFRKATPYSFPGGTGHVINKNNRRLAEVWMDEFKDFFYIISPGVVKVDYGDVSQRKALRESLQCKPFSWYLETVYPDSQIPRRYFSLGEIRNVETNQCLDNMGRKENEKVGIFNCHGMGGNQVFSYTADKEIRTDDLCLDVSRLNGPIVMLKCHHMRGNQLFEYDAQRLTLRHVNSNQCLDEPSEEDKMVPTLRDCRGSRSQEWLLRNMTLSA, from the exons CTGTCATATCAAGAACACACGAGGGTCCCGGAGAGATGGGAAAAGCTGTCATTATATCAAAAGATGACCAGGAAAAAATGAAGGAGCTATTTAAAATCAACCAGTTCAACCTCATGGCCAGTGATATGATTGCCCTGAATAGAAGTTTGCCAGATGTGAGACTGGAAGG GTGCAAGACAAAGGTTTACCCTGATGCCCTCCCAAATACAAGCATTGTCATAGTCTTTCACAATGAAGCCTGGAGTACTCTACTTCGAACAGTCCACAGTGTGATAAATAGGTCCCCAAGACATTTACTTCTAGAGATACTGCTAGTGGATGATGCAAGTgaaagag ATTTTCTAATGAAAAAATTAGAGAAATATGTTCGGAATTTGGAAGTTCCGGTGAGAATCCTCAGGATGGAACAAAGGTCTGGACTAATCCGTGCTAGGCTTCGAGGGGCGGCTGCTACTAAGGGCGAAGTCATAACTTTCCTAGATGCGCACTGTGAATGCACTAGTGGGTGGCTAGAACCACTAATGGCaagaattaaagaagacag AAGGAGAGTTGTTTGCCCTATTATTGATGTAATCAGCGATGACACATTTGAATACATGGCTGGATCTGACATGACTTACGGTGGCTTCAACTGGAAGCTGAATTTTCGCTGGTATCCTGTTCCACAGCGAGAGATGGACAGAAGAAAAGGGGATCGAACATTACCTGTCAG GACCCCTACAATGGCTGGTGGTTTATTCTCAATTCACAGAAATTACTTTGAAGAAATTGGAACTTATGATCCAGGAATGGACATTTGGGGTGGAGAAAACTTAGAAATGTCTTTTAGG ATCTGGCAGTGTGGAGGGTCATTGGAAattgttacatgttcccacgTTGGTCATGTCTTTCGCAAAGCCACTCCTTACAGTTTTCCCGGAGGAACAGGTCATGTCATCAACAAGAACAACAGAAGGCTAGCTGAAGTCTGGATGGATGAATTCAAAGATTTCTTCTATATCATATCACCAG GTGTAGTCAAGGTGGATTATGGAGATGTGTCGCAGCGGAAAGCCCTACGAGAAAGTCTCCAGTGTAAACCTTTTTCATGGTATCTGGAAACTGTTTATCCTGACTCTCAGATCCCAAGAAGATATTTCTCACTTGGTGaa ATCAGAAATGTTGAAACCAACCAATGCTTGGACAACAtgggaagaaaagaaaatgaaaaagtagGCATATTTAACTGCCACGGAATGGGCGGAAATCAg GTATTTTCCTACACAGCTGACAAGGAAATCCGAACAGATGATCTCTGTCTGGACGTTTCTAGGCTTAATGGTCCTATCGTCATGCTGAAATGCCATCACATGAGAGGAAATCAGCTGTTCGAGTATGATGCACAG AGGCTGACGCTTCGACATGTCAACAGTAACCAGTGTCTGGATGAGCCATCTGAGGAGGACAAAATGGTGCCCACTTTGAGGGACTGCCGTGGCAGCCGATCTCAAGAGTGGCTGCTGCGGAACATGACCTTGAGTGCCTAA
- the LOC117409136 gene encoding polypeptide N-acetylgalactosaminyltransferase 13-like isoform X1: MRRFVYCKVVLATSLVWVLVDVFLLLYFSECNKCDDKKDRSLLPALRAVISRTHEGPGEMGKAVIISKDDQEKMKELFKINQFNLMASDMIALNRSLPDVRLEGCKTKVYPDALPNTSIVIVFHNEAWSTLLRTVHSVINRSPRHLLLEILLVDDASERDFLMKKLEKYVRNLEVPVRILRMEQRSGLIRARLRGAAATKGEVITFLDAHCECTSGWLEPLMARIKEDRRRVVCPIIDVISDDTFEYMAGSDMTYGGFNWKLNFRWYPVPQREMDRRKGDRTLPVRTPTMAGGLFSIHRNYFEEIGTYDPGMDIWGGENLEMSFRIWQCGGSLEIVTCSHVGHVFRKATPYSFPGGTGHVINKNNRRLAEVWMDEFKDFFYIISPGVVKVDYGDVSQRKALRESLQCKPFSWYLETVYPDSQIPRRYFSLGEIRNVETNQCLDNMGRKENEKVGIFNCHGMGGNQVFSYTADKEIRTDDLCLDVSRLNGPIVMLKCHHMRGNQLFEYDAQYVGKWEYDFKTHSFLHIITQSCLTISRLSDGSYSPTVEDCRGSPIQTWILRNYTRYEVFRNIFLSPTDYFL; encoded by the exons CTGTCATATCAAGAACACACGAGGGTCCCGGAGAGATGGGAAAAGCTGTCATTATATCAAAAGATGACCAGGAAAAAATGAAGGAGCTATTTAAAATCAACCAGTTCAACCTCATGGCCAGTGATATGATTGCCCTGAATAGAAGTTTGCCAGATGTGAGACTGGAAGG GTGCAAGACAAAGGTTTACCCTGATGCCCTCCCAAATACAAGCATTGTCATAGTCTTTCACAATGAAGCCTGGAGTACTCTACTTCGAACAGTCCACAGTGTGATAAATAGGTCCCCAAGACATTTACTTCTAGAGATACTGCTAGTGGATGATGCAAGTgaaagag ATTTTCTAATGAAAAAATTAGAGAAATATGTTCGGAATTTGGAAGTTCCGGTGAGAATCCTCAGGATGGAACAAAGGTCTGGACTAATCCGTGCTAGGCTTCGAGGGGCGGCTGCTACTAAGGGCGAAGTCATAACTTTCCTAGATGCGCACTGTGAATGCACTAGTGGGTGGCTAGAACCACTAATGGCaagaattaaagaagacag AAGGAGAGTTGTTTGCCCTATTATTGATGTAATCAGCGATGACACATTTGAATACATGGCTGGATCTGACATGACTTACGGTGGCTTCAACTGGAAGCTGAATTTTCGCTGGTATCCTGTTCCACAGCGAGAGATGGACAGAAGAAAAGGGGATCGAACATTACCTGTCAG GACCCCTACAATGGCTGGTGGTTTATTCTCAATTCACAGAAATTACTTTGAAGAAATTGGAACTTATGATCCAGGAATGGACATTTGGGGTGGAGAAAACTTAGAAATGTCTTTTAGG ATCTGGCAGTGTGGAGGGTCATTGGAAattgttacatgttcccacgTTGGTCATGTCTTTCGCAAAGCCACTCCTTACAGTTTTCCCGGAGGAACAGGTCATGTCATCAACAAGAACAACAGAAGGCTAGCTGAAGTCTGGATGGATGAATTCAAAGATTTCTTCTATATCATATCACCAG GTGTAGTCAAGGTGGATTATGGAGATGTGTCGCAGCGGAAAGCCCTACGAGAAAGTCTCCAGTGTAAACCTTTTTCATGGTATCTGGAAACTGTTTATCCTGACTCTCAGATCCCAAGAAGATATTTCTCACTTGGTGaa ATCAGAAATGTTGAAACCAACCAATGCTTGGACAACAtgggaagaaaagaaaatgaaaaagtagGCATATTTAACTGCCACGGAATGGGCGGAAATCAg GTATTTTCCTACACAGCTGACAAGGAAATCCGAACAGATGATCTCTGTCTGGACGTTTCTAGGCTTAATGGTCCTATCGTCATGCTGAAATGCCATCACATGAGAGGAAATCAGCTGTTCGAGTATGATGCACAG tATGTAGGCAAATGGGAATATGATTTTAAG ACCCACAGTTTTCTTCATATCATCACCCAGTCATGTCTAACAATTAGCAGACTGTCGGATGGGAGTTATAGTCCTACTGTGGAGGACTGTCGTGGCAGCCCTATACAAACATGGATTCTAAGAAACTACACAAGATATGAAGTGTTTAGGAACATCTTTCTCAGTCCTACAGATTATTTCCTTTAG
- the LOC117409136 gene encoding polypeptide N-acetylgalactosaminyltransferase 13-like isoform X3 gives MKTDEACPTSMLRGSCVAFSHHAVISRTHEGPGEMGKAVIISKDDQEKMKELFKINQFNLMASDMIALNRSLPDVRLEGCKTKVYPDALPNTSIVIVFHNEAWSTLLRTVHSVINRSPRHLLLEILLVDDASERDFLMKKLEKYVRNLEVPVRILRMEQRSGLIRARLRGAAATKGEVITFLDAHCECTSGWLEPLMARIKEDRRRVVCPIIDVISDDTFEYMAGSDMTYGGFNWKLNFRWYPVPQREMDRRKGDRTLPVRTPTMAGGLFSIHRNYFEEIGTYDPGMDIWGGENLEMSFRIWQCGGSLEIVTCSHVGHVFRKATPYSFPGGTGHVINKNNRRLAEVWMDEFKDFFYIISPGVVKVDYGDVSQRKALRESLQCKPFSWYLETVYPDSQIPRRYFSLGEIRNVETNQCLDNMGRKENEKVGIFNCHGMGGNQVFSYTADKEIRTDDLCLDVSRLNGPIVMLKCHHMRGNQLFEYDAQYVGKWEYDFKTHSFLHIITQSCLTISRLSDGSYSPTVEDCRGSPIQTWILRNYTRYEVFRNIFLSPTDYFL, from the exons CTGTCATATCAAGAACACACGAGGGTCCCGGAGAGATGGGAAAAGCTGTCATTATATCAAAAGATGACCAGGAAAAAATGAAGGAGCTATTTAAAATCAACCAGTTCAACCTCATGGCCAGTGATATGATTGCCCTGAATAGAAGTTTGCCAGATGTGAGACTGGAAGG GTGCAAGACAAAGGTTTACCCTGATGCCCTCCCAAATACAAGCATTGTCATAGTCTTTCACAATGAAGCCTGGAGTACTCTACTTCGAACAGTCCACAGTGTGATAAATAGGTCCCCAAGACATTTACTTCTAGAGATACTGCTAGTGGATGATGCAAGTgaaagag ATTTTCTAATGAAAAAATTAGAGAAATATGTTCGGAATTTGGAAGTTCCGGTGAGAATCCTCAGGATGGAACAAAGGTCTGGACTAATCCGTGCTAGGCTTCGAGGGGCGGCTGCTACTAAGGGCGAAGTCATAACTTTCCTAGATGCGCACTGTGAATGCACTAGTGGGTGGCTAGAACCACTAATGGCaagaattaaagaagacag AAGGAGAGTTGTTTGCCCTATTATTGATGTAATCAGCGATGACACATTTGAATACATGGCTGGATCTGACATGACTTACGGTGGCTTCAACTGGAAGCTGAATTTTCGCTGGTATCCTGTTCCACAGCGAGAGATGGACAGAAGAAAAGGGGATCGAACATTACCTGTCAG GACCCCTACAATGGCTGGTGGTTTATTCTCAATTCACAGAAATTACTTTGAAGAAATTGGAACTTATGATCCAGGAATGGACATTTGGGGTGGAGAAAACTTAGAAATGTCTTTTAGG ATCTGGCAGTGTGGAGGGTCATTGGAAattgttacatgttcccacgTTGGTCATGTCTTTCGCAAAGCCACTCCTTACAGTTTTCCCGGAGGAACAGGTCATGTCATCAACAAGAACAACAGAAGGCTAGCTGAAGTCTGGATGGATGAATTCAAAGATTTCTTCTATATCATATCACCAG GTGTAGTCAAGGTGGATTATGGAGATGTGTCGCAGCGGAAAGCCCTACGAGAAAGTCTCCAGTGTAAACCTTTTTCATGGTATCTGGAAACTGTTTATCCTGACTCTCAGATCCCAAGAAGATATTTCTCACTTGGTGaa ATCAGAAATGTTGAAACCAACCAATGCTTGGACAACAtgggaagaaaagaaaatgaaaaagtagGCATATTTAACTGCCACGGAATGGGCGGAAATCAg GTATTTTCCTACACAGCTGACAAGGAAATCCGAACAGATGATCTCTGTCTGGACGTTTCTAGGCTTAATGGTCCTATCGTCATGCTGAAATGCCATCACATGAGAGGAAATCAGCTGTTCGAGTATGATGCACAG tATGTAGGCAAATGGGAATATGATTTTAAG ACCCACAGTTTTCTTCATATCATCACCCAGTCATGTCTAACAATTAGCAGACTGTCGGATGGGAGTTATAGTCCTACTGTGGAGGACTGTCGTGGCAGCCCTATACAAACATGGATTCTAAGAAACTACACAAGATATGAAGTGTTTAGGAACATCTTTCTCAGTCCTACAGATTATTTCCTTTAG